In Streptomyces sp. NBC_00483, a single window of DNA contains:
- a CDS encoding response regulator: MREDGKIHVFLLDDHEVVRRGVHELLSVEDDIEVVGEAGTAADALVRIPATRPDVAVLDVRLPDGSGVEVCREIRSQDESVKCLMLTSFADDEALFDAIMAGASGYVLKAIRGNELLTAVRDVAAGKSLLDPVATARVLERLRDGGRKGDDKLSGLTDQERKILDLIGEGLTNRVIGERLHLAEKTIKNYVSSLLSKLGMERRSQAAAYVARMQAEKH, encoded by the coding sequence GTGCGCGAAGACGGAAAAATCCACGTATTTCTGCTCGACGACCATGAAGTGGTCCGCCGCGGCGTCCACGAGCTGCTGTCCGTAGAGGACGACATCGAGGTGGTCGGAGAGGCCGGAACGGCCGCCGACGCCCTGGTGCGCATCCCCGCGACCCGGCCCGACGTGGCGGTGCTCGACGTGCGCCTGCCGGACGGCAGCGGGGTGGAGGTGTGCCGGGAGATCCGCTCCCAGGACGAGTCGGTCAAGTGCCTGATGCTGACGTCGTTCGCGGACGACGAGGCGCTCTTCGACGCGATCATGGCCGGCGCCTCCGGATACGTACTGAAGGCGATCCGCGGCAATGAGCTGCTCACCGCCGTACGGGACGTCGCCGCCGGCAAGTCGCTGCTCGACCCGGTCGCCACGGCCCGCGTCCTGGAGCGGCTGCGCGACGGCGGCCGCAAGGGTGACGACAAGCTCTCCGGCCTCACCGACCAGGAGCGCAAGATCCTCGACCTGATCGGGGAGGGCCTGACGAACCGGGTCATCGGCGAGCGCCTGCACCTCGCCGAGAAGACGATCAAGAACTACGTGTCCAGCCTGCTGTCGAAGCTCGGCATGGAGCGCCGCTCCCAGGCGGCCGCGTACGTGGCCCGTATGCAGGCCGAGAAGCACTGA
- a CDS encoding D-alanyl-D-alanine carboxypeptidase family protein, with protein sequence MKTRIAGVAVLVAGSVITSGALATTAQAATAPAKPSVAAVGGYVMNNGTGSSLYTKAADTRRSTGSTTKIMTAKVVLAQKNLNLDSKVTVQKAYSDYIVKNTASSARLIVGDKVTVRQLLYGLMLPSGCDAAYALADKFGSGSTRSARVKSFIGKMNKSATDMGLKNTHFDSFDGIGKGANYSTPRDLTKIASSAMKSSTFRSVVKTKSTKQKVTAKSGGYRNMSWSNTNSLLGTYSGTIGVKTGSGPEAGYCLVFAATRSGKTVIGTVLKSSSVSARTSDAKKLMDYGFKK encoded by the coding sequence TTGAAAACTCGCATTGCGGGCGTAGCCGTTCTCGTCGCGGGATCCGTGATCACCAGCGGCGCGCTGGCCACCACCGCGCAGGCCGCCACGGCTCCGGCCAAGCCTTCGGTCGCCGCGGTCGGCGGCTATGTGATGAACAACGGGACGGGTTCGAGCCTGTACACGAAGGCCGCGGACACCCGTAGGTCCACCGGCTCCACCACCAAGATCATGACCGCCAAGGTGGTGCTGGCCCAGAAGAACCTGAACCTGGATTCCAAGGTCACGGTCCAGAAGGCGTACAGCGACTACATCGTCAAGAACACCGCGTCGTCGGCCCGCCTGATCGTCGGCGACAAGGTCACCGTCCGCCAGCTGCTGTACGGCCTGATGCTGCCCTCCGGCTGCGACGCGGCGTACGCGCTCGCGGACAAGTTCGGCTCGGGCTCGACCCGTTCGGCGCGCGTGAAGTCCTTCATCGGCAAGATGAACAAGTCCGCCACCGACATGGGCCTGAAGAACACCCACTTCGACTCGTTCGACGGCATCGGCAAGGGCGCCAACTACTCGACGCCGCGCGACCTCACGAAGATCGCGTCCTCGGCGATGAAGAGCTCGACCTTCCGCTCGGTCGTGAAGACGAAGTCGACAAAGCAGAAGGTCACGGCGAAGTCCGGCGGCTACCGCAACATGTCGTGGTCCAACACGAACAGCCTGCTCGGTACGTACTCCGGCACCATCGGCGTCAAGACGGGCTCCGGCCCGGAGGCGGGGTACTGCCTCGTCTTCGCGGCGACGCGGAGCGGGAAGACCGTGATCGGGACGGTGTTGAAGTCGTCGTCCGTGAGCGCGCGGACGTCCGACGCCAAGAAGCTGATGGACTACGGGTTCAAGAAGTAG
- a CDS encoding NAD(P)H-quinone oxidoreductase produces MHAITITEPGGPEALVWTEVPDPVPGEGEVLVEVVSSAVNRADLLQRQGFYSPPPGTSPYPGLECSGRIVELGTGVSGWSVGDEVCALLVGGGYAEKVVVPAGQLLPVPGGLDLATAAALPEVTCTVWSNVFMIANLRPGETFLVHGGSSGIGTMAIQLAKAVGAKVAVTAGTKEKLDFCGELGADILINYREQDFVEEIKNATGGAGADVILDNMGAKYLNRNVDALATSGRLAIIGMQGGVKGELNIATLLGKRGAITATTLRARPLTEKAAVVAAVREHVWPLVEGGHVRPIVDRTLPMSDAAQGHRVLEESGHIGKVLLTNQ; encoded by the coding sequence ATGCATGCGATCACGATCACGGAACCCGGCGGACCCGAGGCGCTCGTCTGGACGGAGGTCCCCGACCCCGTACCCGGCGAGGGCGAGGTCCTGGTCGAGGTGGTCTCCAGCGCCGTCAACCGCGCCGATCTGCTCCAGCGGCAGGGCTTCTACAGCCCGCCGCCCGGCACCTCCCCCTATCCCGGCCTGGAGTGCTCCGGCCGGATCGTCGAGCTCGGCACCGGCGTCTCCGGCTGGTCGGTAGGCGACGAGGTGTGCGCGCTGCTCGTGGGCGGCGGGTACGCCGAGAAGGTCGTCGTCCCCGCGGGGCAGCTCCTCCCGGTGCCGGGGGGCCTCGACCTGGCCACGGCCGCCGCGCTGCCCGAGGTGACCTGCACCGTCTGGTCCAACGTCTTCATGATCGCCAACCTGCGGCCCGGCGAGACCTTCCTCGTGCACGGCGGCTCCAGCGGCATCGGCACCATGGCGATCCAGCTCGCGAAGGCGGTCGGCGCCAAGGTCGCGGTCACGGCCGGCACCAAGGAGAAGCTCGACTTCTGCGGGGAGCTCGGCGCGGACATCCTGATCAACTACCGCGAGCAGGACTTCGTGGAAGAGATCAAGAACGCCACGGGCGGGGCGGGCGCCGACGTCATCCTCGACAACATGGGCGCCAAGTACCTGAACCGGAACGTCGACGCCCTCGCCACCAGCGGCCGGCTCGCCATCATCGGCATGCAGGGCGGGGTGAAGGGCGAGCTGAACATCGCCACGCTGCTCGGCAAGCGCGGCGCCATCACCGCGACCACGCTGCGGGCCCGCCCGCTGACCGAGAAGGCGGCGGTCGTCGCTGCCGTGCGCGAGCACGTGTGGCCGCTGGTCGAGGGCGGCCATGTGCGGCCGATCGTGGACCGGACGCTTCCGATGAGCGACGCCGCGCAGGGCCACCGGGTCCTGGAGGAGTCGGGTCACATCGGCAAGGTCCTGCTCACCAACCAGTAG
- a CDS encoding dihydrolipoamide acetyltransferase family protein, whose translation MAREFKMPDVGEGLTEAEILKWYVQPGDSVEDGQVVCEVETAKAAVELPIPYDGVVRELLFPEGTTVDVGQVIISVDVAGEEPAPAAAEPEAAEAEAPSGRQPVLVGYGVAESSTKRRARKGANGVEASVSDAAPGAVPTASAPAEQLPTAAVNGNGNGTAALDRPLAKPPVRKLAKDLGVDLATVIPSGSDGIITREDVHAAVAPAPEAPAQAPAPAPVAAAPASYDSVRETRIPIKGVRKATAQAMVNSKFTAPHVTEFVTIDVTRTMKLVEELKGDKDMAGLRVNPLLLISKALLVAIKRNPEVNAAWDEANQEIVQKHYVNLGIAAATPRGLIVPNIKDAQAKTLPELASALGDLVSTAREGKTSPAAMQGGTVTITNVGVFGIDTGTPILNPGESAILAVGAIKLQPWVHKGKVKPRQVTTLALSFDHRLVDGELGSKVLADVAAILERPKRLITWA comes from the coding sequence ATGGCTCGTGAGTTCAAGATGCCCGACGTGGGCGAAGGCCTGACCGAGGCCGAGATCCTCAAGTGGTACGTCCAGCCGGGCGACTCCGTCGAGGACGGGCAGGTCGTGTGCGAGGTCGAGACCGCGAAGGCGGCCGTCGAGCTGCCGATCCCGTACGACGGGGTGGTGCGGGAGCTGCTCTTCCCCGAGGGGACGACGGTTGATGTCGGCCAGGTGATCATTTCGGTCGACGTGGCCGGGGAGGAGCCTGCGCCCGCGGCGGCTGAGCCGGAGGCTGCTGAGGCCGAGGCGCCGAGTGGCCGCCAGCCCGTGCTCGTTGGATACGGCGTTGCCGAGTCCTCTACGAAGCGTCGGGCCCGCAAGGGGGCCAACGGGGTTGAGGCCTCGGTGTCGGACGCTGCACCGGGGGCTGTGCCCACCGCTTCCGCCCCTGCGGAACAGTTGCCCACAGCGGCGGTGAATGGCAACGGCAATGGAACGGCCGCCCTGGACCGGCCGCTTGCCAAGCCGCCCGTGCGGAAGCTTGCCAAGGATCTTGGGGTCGACCTCGCCACCGTGATTCCCTCCGGCTCCGACGGGATCATCACGCGCGAGGACGTGCACGCGGCCGTCGCGCCCGCGCCCGAGGCCCCCGCACAGGCGCCGGCCCCGGCTCCGGTGGCCGCCGCCCCCGCCTCGTACGACTCCGTTCGCGAGACCCGGATCCCGATCAAGGGTGTGCGGAAGGCGACCGCGCAGGCGATGGTGAACTCGAAGTTCACGGCGCCGCACGTCACGGAGTTCGTGACCATCGACGTCACGCGCACGATGAAGCTCGTCGAGGAGCTCAAGGGCGACAAGGACATGGCGGGGCTGCGGGTCAACCCGCTGCTGCTCATCTCCAAGGCGCTGCTCGTCGCGATCAAGCGCAACCCCGAGGTCAACGCGGCCTGGGACGAGGCGAACCAGGAGATCGTCCAGAAGCACTACGTGAATCTGGGCATCGCCGCGGCCACCCCGCGCGGGTTGATCGTGCCGAACATCAAGGACGCGCAGGCCAAGACCCTGCCCGAACTGGCGTCCGCGCTGGGCGATCTGGTGTCCACCGCGCGTGAGGGCAAGACGTCCCCGGCCGCGATGCAGGGCGGGACCGTCACCATCACCAATGTGGGCGTCTTCGGCATCGACACCGGTACACCGATCCTGAACCCCGGTGAGTCGGCGATCCTCGCCGTCGGAGCGATCAAGCTTCAGCCGTGGGTCCACAAGGGCAAGGTCAAGCCGCGTCAGGTGACGACGCTTGCGCTGTCCTTCGACCACCGTTTGGTGGACGGGGAGCTGGGCTCCAAGGTGCTGGCCGATGTGGCGGCGATCCTGGAGCGGCCGAAGCGGCTCATTACCTGGGCGTAA
- a CDS encoding potassium channel family protein, whose protein sequence is MKLAGDDAIARQEDERTATYRVKLPRQVVERPLLQVARRVLIALTVLVVTALIVWIDRDGYNDNSDGHVDLLDSFYYATVTLSTTGYGDITPVSDAARLTNIFVITPLRVLFLIILVGTTLEVLTERTREEWRLKRWRSTLRDHTVVVGFGTKGRSAVETVCASGLKPEQVVVVDPSPKVVESANAHGYAGVTGDATRSSVLLQAEVQRARKIIIATQRDDTAVLVTLTARQLNRGAKIVAAVREEENAPLLRQSGADAVITSASAAGRLLGLSVLSPHAGMVMEDLIQKGSGLDMVERPVTKAEVGLQPKETEDLVVSVIRGHRVLGYDDSAVGSLKLTDRLITITRVTPKTQLAPDMKPTPRS, encoded by the coding sequence GTGAAACTGGCCGGCGATGACGCCATCGCACGCCAAGAGGACGAGCGGACCGCGACCTACCGGGTGAAACTTCCCCGGCAGGTCGTCGAGCGTCCGCTCCTCCAAGTGGCCCGGCGCGTGCTGATAGCGCTCACCGTGCTCGTCGTCACCGCACTGATCGTGTGGATCGACAGAGACGGCTACAACGACAACTCAGATGGCCATGTCGACCTGCTCGACTCGTTCTACTACGCGACCGTCACGCTCTCCACCACGGGATACGGCGACATCACGCCGGTCAGCGACGCGGCGCGGCTCACCAATATCTTCGTCATCACGCCGCTGCGTGTGCTCTTCCTGATCATCCTGGTCGGCACCACGCTCGAAGTCCTCACCGAGCGGACGCGGGAGGAATGGCGCCTGAAACGCTGGAGGTCCACCTTGCGTGACCACACTGTCGTCGTCGGCTTCGGAACCAAGGGTCGTAGCGCCGTGGAGACCGTCTGCGCGAGTGGCCTGAAGCCCGAGCAGGTCGTCGTGGTCGACCCCAGCCCCAAGGTCGTCGAGAGCGCCAACGCCCATGGATACGCGGGCGTGACGGGCGATGCCACGCGCAGCTCGGTCCTGTTGCAGGCTGAGGTACAGCGGGCGCGGAAGATCATCATCGCGACGCAGCGCGACGACACGGCGGTCCTCGTGACGCTCACCGCGCGGCAGTTGAACCGCGGGGCGAAGATCGTCGCCGCGGTCCGCGAGGAGGAGAACGCGCCGCTGCTGCGCCAGTCCGGCGCCGACGCCGTCATCACCAGCGCCAGTGCGGCGGGGCGGCTGCTCGGCCTGTCCGTGCTCAGCCCGCACGCGGGCATGGTCATGGAGGACCTCATCCAGAAGGGCTCCGGCCTCGACATGGTCGAACGCCCGGTCACCAAGGCCGAGGTCGGCCTGCAGCCGAAGGAGACGGAGGACCTGGTCGTCAGCGTCATCCGCGGGCACCGGGTACTCGGCTACGACGACTCGGCCGTCGGCTCGCTCAAGCTGACGGACCGCCTCATCACGATCACCCGCGTCACGCCCAAGACCCAGCTGGCACCGGACATGAAGCCCACTCCGCGCAGCTGA
- a CDS encoding protein kinase domain-containing protein: MAQQQRAQGPSDPEATGGGMSDAPEMWGNGGLVGDGRYRLTGRLGRGGMAEVFAAEDVRLGRTVAVKLLRSDLAEDPVSKARFTREAQSVAGLNHHAVVAVYDSGEDVVAGSTVPYIVMELVEGRTIRDLLLSAEAPGAEQALIIVSGVLEALAYSHQHGIVHRDIKPANVIITNTGAVKVMDFGIARALHGAQSTMTQTGMVMGTPQYLSPEQALGKAVDHRSDLYAVGCLLYELLALRPPFTGETPLSVVYQHVQDTPVLPSEVLDEVPPELNGLVMRSLAKDPDDRFQTAEEMRGLVQYSLQMLYEQGGHTGTWNTGPIDSHEGGSTPAMGVAATTAMQHPGDSGTAQQPMLRPPGGDDGGFDGNGGKGGGRGKLWIVAVLAVIAIAVGVAWALSGGDGKDKTPSDKKSPSVTKSEKSSEPSETASDDASDDATEEPGTSTGGDTGYTPTQQPTTTNPSPTQSDEPTGDPTSADPTPTQTATKPTPTPTPSQPDDGNGGTGGDDGGIIGGDTGGDTGGDTGGDSAE; encoded by the coding sequence ATGGCACAGCAGCAGCGCGCTCAGGGCCCGTCCGACCCCGAGGCGACTGGCGGCGGTATGTCAGATGCGCCGGAGATGTGGGGTAACGGCGGGCTCGTCGGGGACGGTCGGTATCGACTGACCGGCAGACTCGGCCGGGGTGGCATGGCGGAGGTCTTCGCGGCCGAGGACGTACGCCTCGGGCGCACGGTCGCCGTCAAGCTGCTCCGCTCCGATCTCGCCGAGGACCCGGTCTCCAAGGCCCGCTTCACCCGCGAGGCACAGTCGGTCGCGGGGCTCAACCACCACGCGGTCGTGGCGGTCTACGACTCCGGCGAGGACGTCGTCGCCGGGAGCACCGTCCCGTACATCGTCATGGAGCTGGTCGAGGGCCGCACCATCCGCGACCTCCTGCTCAGCGCGGAGGCTCCGGGTGCCGAACAGGCCCTGATCATCGTCTCGGGTGTCCTGGAAGCGCTCGCCTATTCGCACCAGCACGGCATCGTGCACCGCGACATCAAGCCCGCGAACGTGATCATCACCAACACCGGCGCGGTGAAGGTGATGGACTTCGGCATCGCGCGCGCCCTGCACGGCGCGCAGTCGACCATGACGCAGACCGGCATGGTCATGGGCACCCCGCAGTACCTCTCGCCCGAGCAGGCCCTCGGCAAGGCCGTCGACCACCGCTCCGACCTGTACGCCGTCGGCTGCCTGCTCTACGAACTTCTCGCGCTGCGCCCGCCGTTCACCGGTGAGACCCCGCTGTCCGTGGTCTACCAGCATGTCCAGGACACCCCCGTGCTGCCGTCCGAGGTCCTGGACGAGGTGCCGCCGGAGCTGAACGGCCTCGTCATGCGCTCGCTCGCCAAGGACCCGGACGACCGGTTCCAGACGGCAGAGGAGATGCGCGGGCTCGTCCAGTACAGCCTGCAGATGCTGTACGAGCAGGGTGGCCACACCGGCACCTGGAACACCGGACCCATCGACTCCCACGAGGGCGGCTCGACGCCCGCGATGGGTGTCGCAGCCACCACGGCGATGCAGCACCCCGGCGACTCCGGCACGGCCCAGCAGCCGATGCTGCGCCCGCCGGGCGGCGACGACGGCGGCTTCGACGGGAACGGGGGCAAGGGAGGCGGCCGCGGCAAGCTGTGGATCGTCGCCGTGCTCGCGGTCATCGCGATCGCGGTGGGCGTCGCCTGGGCGCTCAGCGGTGGCGACGGCAAGGACAAGACCCCCAGCGACAAGAAGTCGCCGAGCGTTACGAAGTCCGAGAAGAGCTCGGAGCCCAGCGAGACGGCCTCGGACGACGCCTCTGACGACGCGACCGAGGAGCCGGGTACGAGCACGGGCGGCGACACCGGCTATACGCCGACGCAGCAGCCCACGACGACGAACCCGTCGCCGACCCAGTCCGACGAGCCGACGGGCGACCCGACCAGCGCGGACCCGACGCCGACGCAGACGGCGACCAAGCCGACCCCGACTCCGACGCCCTCGCAGCCCGACGACGGCAACGGCGGCACGGGTGGTGACGACGGCGGCATCATCGGTGGTGACACCGGCGGCGACACGGGTGGCGACACCGGCGGCGACAGCGCCGAGTAG
- a CDS encoding alpha-ketoacid dehydrogenase subunit beta, protein MAVQKLPIAKAINESLRTALDNDPKVLVMGEDVGKLGGVFRVTDGLQKDFGEDRVIDTPLAESGIVGTAIGLALRGYRPVVEIQFDGFVFPAYDQIVTQLAKMHARALGKVKTPVVIRIPYGGGIGAVEHHSESPEVLFAHVPGLKVVSPSNSSDAYWMLQQAIQSDDPVIFFEPKRRYWDKGEVDTEAVPGDMHKAAVAREGSDLTLVAYGPMVKVCLEAAAAAEEEGKSLEVLDLRSISPMDFDAVQKSVERTRHLVIVHEAPVFLGSGAELAARISERCFYHLEAPVLRVGGYHAPYPPARLEEEYLPGLDRVLDAVDRSLAY, encoded by the coding sequence ATGGCTGTACAGAAGCTTCCGATCGCCAAGGCGATCAACGAGTCGCTGCGCACCGCGCTCGACAATGACCCGAAGGTCCTCGTCATGGGCGAGGACGTCGGCAAGCTGGGCGGCGTCTTCCGCGTCACCGACGGCCTGCAGAAGGACTTCGGCGAGGACCGGGTCATCGACACCCCGCTCGCCGAGTCCGGCATCGTCGGCACCGCGATCGGCCTCGCGCTGCGCGGCTACCGGCCCGTCGTGGAGATCCAGTTCGACGGTTTCGTCTTCCCCGCGTACGACCAGATCGTCACGCAGCTCGCGAAGATGCACGCCCGCGCGCTCGGCAAGGTCAAGACGCCGGTCGTCATCCGCATCCCGTACGGCGGCGGCATCGGCGCGGTCGAGCACCACAGCGAGTCGCCCGAGGTGCTGTTCGCGCACGTGCCGGGCCTGAAGGTCGTCTCGCCCTCGAACTCCAGTGACGCGTACTGGATGCTCCAGCAGGCGATCCAGAGCGACGACCCGGTGATCTTCTTCGAGCCCAAGCGCCGCTACTGGGACAAGGGCGAGGTCGACACGGAGGCCGTGCCCGGCGACATGCACAAGGCCGCCGTCGCGCGTGAGGGCAGCGACCTGACGCTCGTCGCGTACGGGCCGATGGTGAAGGTCTGCCTGGAGGCGGCCGCGGCCGCCGAGGAGGAGGGCAAGTCCCTGGAGGTCCTCGACCTGCGCTCCATCTCGCCGATGGACTTCGACGCCGTGCAGAAGTCGGTGGAGAGGACGCGCCACCTCGTGATCGTGCACGAGGCGCCCGTCTTCCTCGGCTCCGGTGCGGAGCTGGCGGCCCGGATCAGCGAGCGGTGCTTCTACCACCTGGAGGCGCCCGTGCTGCGGGTCGGCGGGTACCACGCGCCGTATCCGCCGGCGCGCCTGGAGGAGGAGTACCTGCCAGGTCTTGACCGGGTGCTCGATGCCGTCGACCGTTCCCTTGCGTACTGA
- a CDS encoding bacterial proteasome activator family protein, with protein MEMPRNEQSPENPQVLVVGQDGMALGGGGGDESREIPVTDMVEQPAKVMRIGSMIKQLLEEVRAAPLDEASRQRLKEIHSSSVKELEDGLAPELVEELERLSLPFTEEATPSDAELRIAQAQLVGWLEGLFHGIQTTLFAQQMAARAQLEQMRRALPPGVGGGEEEDEDPRAGGRSGGPYL; from the coding sequence ATGGAGATGCCGAGGAACGAACAGTCGCCGGAGAACCCGCAGGTCCTGGTCGTGGGCCAGGACGGCATGGCGCTTGGCGGCGGTGGCGGCGACGAGTCCCGCGAGATCCCGGTGACCGACATGGTGGAACAGCCCGCCAAGGTGATGCGCATCGGCAGCATGATCAAGCAGCTGCTCGAAGAGGTGCGCGCGGCTCCCCTCGATGAAGCGAGCCGGCAGCGCCTCAAGGAGATCCATTCCAGTTCGGTCAAGGAGCTCGAGGACGGCCTCGCCCCCGAACTTGTCGAGGAACTGGAGCGGCTCTCCCTGCCCTTCACGGAGGAGGCGACCCCGAGCGACGCCGAGCTGCGCATCGCGCAGGCCCAGCTGGTGGGCTGGCTCGAGGGGCTCTTCCACGGGATCCAGACGACGTTGTTCGCCCAGCAGATGGCGGCGCGCGCCCAGCTCGAGCAGATGCGCCGGGCGCTGCCGCCCGGCGTCGGCGGCGGCGAGGAAGAGGACGAGGACCCGCGCGCGGGCGGCCGCTCGGGCGGTCCGTACCTCTAG
- the pdhA gene encoding pyruvate dehydrogenase (acetyl-transferring) E1 component subunit alpha, with the protein MTVDSADSTAAAQKAQPPRKRTAAKKSAKKSPGKTPAKTTAAKAPAKTPAKAGAPQSDLVQLLTPEGKRVKNAEYDRYVADITDDELRALYRDMVLTRRFDAEATALQRQGELGLWASLLGQEAAQIGSGRATREDDYVFPTYREHGVAWCRGVDPTNLLGMFRGVNHGGWDPNSNNFHLYTIVIGSQTLHATGYAMGVAKDGADSAVIAYFGDGASSQGDVLEAFNFGAVYNAPVVFFCQNNQWAISEPTERQMRVPLYQRAQGFGFPGVRVDGNDVLACLAVTRWALDRARQGEGPALIEAFTYRMGAHTTSDDPSKYRSDDERVSWEAKDPILRLRAYLESQTDTDEGFFAELDAESETLGKRVRDVVRAMPDPDLMAIFENVYADGHALVDEERAQFAAYQASFADGEA; encoded by the coding sequence GTGACCGTAGACAGTGCGGACAGCACTGCCGCAGCGCAGAAGGCACAGCCGCCGCGCAAGCGGACCGCTGCGAAGAAGTCTGCGAAGAAGTCCCCCGGCAAGACGCCCGCGAAGACCACCGCGGCCAAGGCGCCTGCGAAGACGCCGGCCAAGGCCGGAGCGCCGCAGAGCGACCTGGTGCAGCTGCTGACCCCTGAGGGCAAGCGGGTCAAGAACGCCGAGTACGACCGGTACGTCGCCGACATCACGGACGACGAGCTGCGCGCCCTGTACCGCGACATGGTTCTCACCCGCCGCTTCGACGCCGAGGCCACCGCGCTTCAGCGCCAGGGCGAGCTGGGCCTGTGGGCGTCGCTGCTCGGGCAGGAGGCGGCCCAGATCGGTTCTGGGCGGGCCACCCGAGAGGACGACTACGTCTTCCCGACCTACCGCGAGCACGGCGTCGCCTGGTGCCGCGGGGTCGACCCGACGAACCTGCTCGGCATGTTCCGCGGCGTGAACCACGGCGGCTGGGACCCGAACAGCAACAACTTCCACCTGTACACGATCGTCATCGGCTCGCAGACGCTGCACGCCACCGGCTACGCCATGGGCGTCGCCAAGGACGGCGCGGACAGCGCGGTGATCGCGTACTTCGGTGACGGCGCGAGCAGCCAGGGCGACGTCCTGGAGGCCTTCAACTTCGGGGCCGTCTACAACGCCCCCGTGGTGTTCTTCTGCCAGAACAACCAGTGGGCGATCTCCGAGCCCACCGAGCGCCAGATGCGCGTGCCGCTGTACCAGCGCGCGCAGGGCTTCGGCTTCCCCGGCGTGCGCGTCGACGGCAACGACGTGCTGGCCTGCCTCGCCGTGACGCGCTGGGCCCTCGACCGGGCCCGCCAGGGCGAGGGACCGGCGCTGATCGAGGCGTTCACGTACCGCATGGGCGCGCACACCACCTCCGACGACCCGTCGAAGTACCGGTCCGACGACGAGCGCGTGTCCTGGGAGGCGAAGGACCCGATCCTGCGCCTGCGCGCGTACCTGGAGTCCCAAACCGACACGGATGAGGGATTTTTCGCGGAACTCGACGCCGAGAGCGAGACGTTGGGCAAGCGAGTACGCGATGTCGTACGGGCCATGCCGGACCCGGACCTCATGGCGATCTTCGAGAACGTGTACGCGGACGGGCACGCGCTCGTCGATGAGGAGCGCGCACAATTCGCCGCCTACCAGGCGTCGTTCGCGGATGGGGAGGCCTGA
- a CDS encoding pyridoxamine 5'-phosphate oxidase family protein: MPSDPQKDPQQAPPQPPQKAAAGRQDRDLAFELLARVPYGRVATSMRALPFLASTRHIVADGRLLLRMHRGLGYHEACIGSVVAYGADNLGQERPEDAGQWSVQCVGTCEQVEPTTADLELFGPAPHYADDEPFDPVYLHVAPQFVTVHELRGGSAQRS, from the coding sequence ATGCCCTCCGACCCGCAGAAAGACCCGCAGCAGGCGCCCCCGCAGCCGCCGCAGAAAGCGGCGGCCGGGCGGCAGGACCGGGACCTCGCCTTCGAACTGCTCGCCCGCGTGCCCTACGGCCGCGTCGCGACCAGCATGCGCGCCCTGCCCTTCCTCGCCTCCACCCGCCACATCGTGGCCGACGGACGGCTTCTGCTGCGCATGCACCGCGGCCTCGGCTACCACGAGGCGTGCATCGGCAGCGTCGTCGCCTACGGGGCGGACAACCTGGGGCAGGAGCGCCCCGAGGACGCGGGCCAGTGGTCCGTGCAGTGCGTCGGCACCTGCGAGCAGGTCGAGCCGACCACGGCCGACCTCGAACTCTTCGGTCCCGCCCCGCACTACGCGGACGACGAGCCCTTCGACCCGGTCTACCTGCACGTCGCCCCGCAGTTCGTGACGGTGCACGAGCTGCGGGGCGGTTCGGCTCAGCGGAGCTGA